The nucleotide sequence ATGAGATTGCCACGTCGCATAATACGCTCCTCAGAATAACGGAGAAGGTGGACGATATTGCCAGGTCGCCGTGTTCTTGGTAAAGAAGATTTTAATTAGTACTTTCACCCTCATCTGGTTTTATCAAATGGCATAGGGGTCAATTCTTTTCAGCATTAATAGCAACATATTAATCACCGGGAAGAAGGAGGAGGTAACATGAAAGATTTTTCTGAATTAGACTTAGAAAGTTTGCTTTTTGATACTCCCATAGGGAAGAAAAAGATTGATTTAGAAGGTTCTCCAGTTTCTGGAGTCAGAATGGAGGTCTCAAAAGCCTATGCTGGGATTCCTGTATTATTACAAAAAGTTATCGACCAAAACGATCAAAATGCCTGGCAGGAAATAACTAATAAGATTGACTACATTTATTCCAATCTCGATTTTTCCTTAGGTAATCTGGACAAAGAAACTGGCTTTGGCAAGGAAGTTCAGTCACAAATAAAGCATGGAAAGAGATTATTATTCAAGCCCAATATTGTCGCCCCTTTAGTCATCGATCCGACCACCCATGGTGAAGGTTCGGCAGCTATTATCGCCACTGAATGGTCCTTGATTGCCGCTTTGATGCGGTGGTTCCACGATAAGCTCAATATTCACTATTACCAAATGGCGTTAGGAGAAGCCTCAACATCAACTTTTCTTGTTGCCGAACTTTTTGGGAAGACATTTGGACAAACGATGACCACTGAGGCATTATTTGAAGGAAAAAGCTTTGATATATATGGTGGCTGGGGATTTTATTTTGTCAGAAAGTATCTTGCCGACCGTCATCCTTCTTCTCATCAAGACGACCCCATGAAGGGATTTGAGAACAGTGTTACCGGAAATTATCTCCCACCAGGACAAGCCAAAGATAAGTTAATGGTCTATGATTTAAATAAAATCCATAATGACCCATCGAGAGGAAGAACAGTCGTTGTTCCCGATGGTGCCAATTTCAAAGAGATCACTCTTCATAAGGTAATCATAGGAGGTGATCCAGATAATGCCGAAGACCTTCGAAATTATCCTGGCTGTGTTTTAGTTAATGTGCCCAAGCACAAGATCCATGCCCAAGACCTTTTAACCAACGCCATTAAAAACCTGGGCATCGGTCTTTATCCAACCCTCTGTGCCTTTGAGGGTGATAAAAACGCTGAGACCTGGAAATATTCCTATCCAGCTCAAACTTTGCCAACCTATAAAGGAAAATTACCTCATTGTCCTTGGATGCTCAAAATTGATGAAAAGACCAATCTGCCGATGAAGGATAAAAACGGTGAATACATTGCCATTAAGACAGCCGGTATGCCCGGAACTCAGTCGGATATCATTCGGGCAGTGCAGAGCCAGAAAGTTTTTATGGTGCATGTCAGTGATGCTATCGATATGGTCAACATCAGCCACAACCCCGATGGTAAAGCAGTGCGGATTCCCGAAGGCTTTGTATGGTCGTCGCTGGACTGTGTTGCTCTGGACTTTTTCTGTGCTCGGTATTGCTTTAAAACTATCCCCATGGCTGAAGCACTCAAGCTAAAAGAAGAAAACGGCTGGCCAACCGAATTTGTCCATCAGGTGCCATTGGCTCAATTGGAAGGAAACAACATCATCACCATAGAAGGATTTGATTCGCCGTTATTCAGATACAATTTATATCGTTATGCAGAGAAAAGAGGCGTAGGGCAGCAGAAGTATTATGTAATAGGCTGGGACAGCCTGACTGAATCACCCTTGGTTTCTCTGAATGGTCATCTGGGTAGAATAGAAAATTCCAACTTCTATGAAATGATTACCAAAACCCTGTATTACAATCCAAACACCATTCTCTATGATCTTCAAAAAACCATTTTAAGTTATATCCAAGCCAACGACTCACTTACTGGCTCAAAACTTTATAAGGATCTTATGGAAACCTTTGATGAAAACCATGATGGAGTCATCGATTACGATGAAATGGGACGAAAAGGAGTTGAAACCACCCAATTCAGCAACTTGGCTACTGCTTTAGATATTCAAATAAAAGAGAAATACGGCCAGCTCAAGGGAGGTTTTATGGAGTCAATTTATTTTCTTAAATATAGCGATCGAAATTGGAATGAACAAAAGCATGATTTTACCAAAGAAAAATTGCCAGGCTTTATGGCGTCGGTCGCATTTGATTTGTCACGAATGGATAATGAGAATGAAGATCTTTTTGTAAAGGGAATGACTTATGGCAGAGGAAAATGGCCGAGTTGGCAGATGTTAAAGTATTTATTTGAGAATATGTATTTATATGGTTCTTTATCACTGGACGATGCCAGTCCTTGGTCAATTTACGGGAAGGCTTTCCAATATGCTGACAAAGCTTTCAACTCAGGTGGGTATACTGGAAGCCGTGATGAAGGGGCAACTGATCCAAACGCATTAACTAAATATTATGCTGCTCTCTCCAAGGGAGCAAAGCCTTTACAATTCACTTTTTATGTACCAGTTGACTATGGAAAGCTAAATAACCATCCAATACCCAACGTGAAAGAAACGACTGATCCTCAAAAGATTTTTACCGCTCATTTTAATGGCGGTCAGGAAGTCTGGTAGTCACCAATCAGCAATTTGAGCTGAAGTCAATTTGAGGAGTGTATTGTGCGATGTGAGATTCTCATCAGACGCTGCAGGTGTCATCCTCACGGCTTCTGAATACGAAGCCTTAAGGATGACAAATCACAACAATTCCTTCTCCCTTGATGGGAGAAGGTCAGGATGAGGGTGATTAATTATTTTTACTCCTATAACTCACTACTCATTTTCATCGTCTTACCAAAATCGAATCTTATCCTAAATAAAAGTAGATCGGTTTCGACCAGCAGCTTTTGACATATAGAGGGCTTTGTCAGCCTTTTGAATGAGTTCTTCCAGTGATACCTCATTATCTCCATCCCAGATGGTAGCACCAATGCTGATGGTCGCTTTCACTTTTTGTTCACAGGCAATAATTTCTTCCTGACATACAGTCATGAGAAGACGTTGAGTTACCATTTGAGCTTTTTCCTTATCCAACTCAGGGAAGAGAATGATAAACTCTTCTCCGCCTATACGACCGAAAATGTCATTTTCTCTCAATTGTGATGAAATATTTTTCACCAGGTGAATGAGAACCGTATCTCCTCCCTCGTGACCTAAACTATCGTTGACCAATTTAAAATGATCGATATCAAGATAGGCAATAGTCAAAGGCCTGCCATAGCGTTTTGCACGTTTAAGTTCGGTCTTAGCAAGATTCATCCATTTCCTTCGATTCCAGATACCAGTTAACCAATCTTTTTCAGCATGTTCTTGTAATTTTTGAAGCAGTTTATAGTGTTCTGTAAATTCTCGAAGATATACAGCAATTCCAATCTTTTTATTTTGTTTATTTTTAATTGGAATCTTTCTTGCTTCATAAAATAGAACGGCATCACCTTTTTGAATTGAAAGGGGATTAAATTTCGAGATATTTTCTGTTGAGAGATAGGGTTTTAATTCTGGGACTAAAGTGGGTAGATGGTGTCCAACATTTTCTCGGGTAAGATTAGGAAATATATGTTGAGCAGCATCATTAAAATCAAGAATTCTTCCTTGAGGGTCAGTTACCAAAACCCCATCCTGCATGCTTTCAAATACCTGCTCCCGGGCAATGGGAGAAATATTGAGAAATGCTAATCGGGTAATAGCGATGCTCAAGATTAGTCCATTAATGGTTATAATTAAGGGACCGATGTCTAAGCTCCAGGGGATTACCTTTAAAATATAAATAAAATAATTAACAAGACATATAATTACTGCAATGAGCATGGTAAGGGTTCGTTTCCGAAGAACAACTGTGGTTCGAAAAAAGTGATGTAAACATAGAATGAAGCTGAGCAGAAACGAGCCGACAAACCATAGAGCGTTAAGGATATAAAAGATACCCCTTCCTAAAGCAGCGGTTGGAAAAAGTCCGCGATAATCGACTTCGATAGAAGTGTAGTAAAGATGGTGGAAATCGTTGGTTAAAACCACAATGAGAAAAAAAAGAGATACCCCAGCAAGAGCAACGAGAATGATGGGCTTATGAGCTTTAAACCTTCCAGTGAACTCAACACTTAACCAGAGAAAAGATCCGGCTATAAAAGAAAGCCCAAAATATTCAACTCGTAGCCATAAAAAAAACCATTCAGGGTCAGCTTTCATGATTTCAAAAGCATAGCCAAAGGCATAGATACTAGAAAATAGAAGCAGAAACCCCAAAGGTCTTGCATGGGGTGTGAATTGAGAAGACCAGAAAGACAAGAGACTCAAAGCAATGGCAAGAGTGGCAGTGACAAGACAGCCAATACTGAAAAGGTAATTATATTCGATCAATATTATTCGCCCTCATTCTAATCTCATAATTCTTAAACATTTTACCCAAAGGGAATTTAAAGTAAATACTCAGTACAGGCAAATTTTTTTCTTTTGAATAATTTTTCATAGAAAACCAGTCAAGATCAAACATCAAGACCAAAACCTTAAGGGATTTAATCAGTCTTTCTAAGGAACGGATTGTGCAACATGAGAATCTCTCCCTTTCCAACTTTCCAAATCCATTGACTAATATTCATTTGAAAACTAAACCCTTGCCCATACCAACAGAGAATTACCAGATGAATTCTTTAATTTCTCTTATGATATAATTTTTTCAGATGTTATAGATAATCAAGGCTAAATTATGGATAAAAATGATTTCATATCATAATGGGTTGAATCAGCCAATCGTGATTATCAAACCATGCTTAATTAAACCAAAGCAAAGATTATCATTAGAGTCTGTTTATTGGTCACCTGGTTATCGAAAAACTTATCAAAGCTCTCTATGTAAAAAACATCAATGAAAATCCCCCGAGAACCCATGATTTGATGAGGTTGGCTGAAAAAGCCGGAATTACAACAACTGAGGAGCAATAAGACACACTTGATCTTTTCACTACGTTCAATATCAATGTGCGATATCCAGATTATGAACTTCTTTTCTATAAGAAGTGTGATTATAACTTTGCTACCAAAAATATAAAAAAAATGAATGAGGTCAGGGTATGGCTCCTAACAATGATCGGGAGAGAATAGAAGAAATAGTAAAAGCATTTGGTGAAATAATTAAAGAAAAGATAAAGGTAAGA is from Candidatus Atribacteria bacterium ADurb.Bin276 and encodes:
- the yedQ gene encoding putative diguanylate cyclase YedQ; amino-acid sequence: MIEYNYLFSIGCLVTATLAIALSLLSFWSSQFTPHARPLGFLLLFSSIYAFGYAFEIMKADPEWFFLWLRVEYFGLSFIAGSFLWLSVEFTGRFKAHKPIILVALAGVSLFFLIVVLTNDFHHLYYTSIEVDYRGLFPTAALGRGIFYILNALWFVGSFLLSFILCLHHFFRTTVVLRKRTLTMLIAVIICLVNYFIYILKVIPWSLDIGPLIITINGLILSIAITRLAFLNISPIAREQVFESMQDGVLVTDPQGRILDFNDAAQHIFPNLTRENVGHHLPTLVPELKPYLSTENISKFNPLSIQKGDAVLFYEARKIPIKNKQNKKIGIAVYLREFTEHYKLLQKLQEHAEKDWLTGIWNRRKWMNLAKTELKRAKRYGRPLTIAYLDIDHFKLVNDSLGHEGGDTVLIHLVKNISSQLRENDIFGRIGGEEFIILFPELDKEKAQMVTQRLLMTVCQEEIIACEQKVKATISIGATIWDGDNEVSLEELIQKADKALYMSKAAGRNRSTFI